One Phycisphaerae bacterium genomic window carries:
- the hydF gene encoding [FeFe] hydrogenase H-cluster maturation GTPase HydF: protein MSGAPRGMRLHIGLFGRRNVGKSSLLNALTRQEVSIVSETAGTTTDPVEKPMELLPLGPVLFIDTAGIDDVGALGAQRVERTRRVFERTDIALIIAEAGQWSAFEDGLLAEFAARQVPAIAVFNKADLAPPALDVVTKLAESKVPCVQTTASRGDGLADLREALIRSAPEDFINTPSIVGDLVPPGELVVLVVPIDKEAPKGRLILPQVQTIRDLLDSDAYCLVVKERELRDALERLKRPPALVVTDSQAFLKVAADTPSSVPLTSFSILFARFKGDLHALVQGALAIDDLRPGDRVLIAEACSHHPIGEDIGRVKIPRWLTQYVGGKLEFTTAQGHDFPPDLASYRVVIHCGACVQNRREMLSRILRCRTAGVPITNYGLAIAASLGIFERALAPFPGLLEEYRRHRAAGTVERGRPA from the coding sequence ATGAGCGGTGCTCCACGCGGCATGCGACTGCACATCGGCCTGTTCGGCCGGCGCAACGTTGGCAAGAGCTCTCTGCTCAACGCGCTGACCCGGCAGGAGGTCTCCATCGTTTCGGAGACCGCCGGCACGACGACTGATCCGGTCGAGAAGCCGATGGAGCTGCTGCCGCTCGGCCCGGTGCTGTTCATCGACACGGCCGGCATCGACGACGTCGGCGCGCTCGGGGCGCAGCGCGTCGAACGCACGCGGCGCGTATTTGAACGCACCGACATCGCGCTGATCATCGCCGAGGCTGGGCAATGGAGCGCGTTTGAGGACGGGCTGCTCGCGGAGTTTGCAGCGCGACAGGTGCCGGCCATCGCCGTGTTCAACAAGGCCGATCTCGCGCCACCAGCTCTCGACGTGGTGACGAAGCTCGCAGAATCCAAAGTGCCCTGCGTGCAGACTACTGCCAGCCGGGGCGACGGCCTCGCGGACCTGCGCGAGGCGCTGATTCGTAGCGCGCCGGAGGACTTCATCAACACGCCGAGCATCGTCGGCGACCTCGTGCCGCCCGGCGAGCTGGTCGTGCTGGTGGTGCCGATCGACAAGGAGGCGCCGAAGGGACGCCTGATCCTGCCGCAGGTGCAGACGATCCGCGACCTGCTCGACAGCGACGCGTACTGCCTTGTCGTCAAGGAGCGCGAGCTGCGCGATGCGCTGGAACGCCTGAAGCGTCCGCCCGCGCTGGTCGTCACCGATTCGCAAGCGTTCCTGAAAGTCGCCGCCGACACGCCGAGCAGTGTGCCGCTCACGTCGTTCTCAATCCTCTTCGCGCGGTTCAAAGGCGACCTGCACGCGCTCGTGCAGGGGGCGCTGGCGATCGACGATCTGCGGCCCGGTGATCGCGTGCTCATCGCGGAGGCGTGCTCGCACCACCCGATCGGCGAGGACATCGGCCGCGTGAAGATCCCGCGCTGGCTGACGCAGTACGTCGGCGGCAAGCTCGAATTCACGACGGCGCAGGGGCACGACTTTCCGCCGGACCTCGCCTCGTACCGCGTGGTCATCCACTGCGGGGCGTGCGTGCAGAACCGGCGCGAGATGCTGTCGCGCATCCTGCGGTGCCGGACCGCGGGCGTGCCGATCACGAATTACGGCTTGGCCATCGCGGCGTCACTGGGCATTTTTGAACGCGCCCTGGCACCGTTCCCGGGCTTGCTGGAAGAGTACCGGAGACATCGCGCGGCCGGCACCGTAGAGCGTGGGCGGCCAGCATGA
- a CDS encoding aspartate ammonia-lyase: protein MTDFRTEPDLLGEKTVPAGALYGVYTVRALENFPLARRPVHTGLIHAYGAVKLACARTNRTLADRDQGNEGARERGPATAAARAPARLSGQSWDAMERAARELADGLLDEHIVVDALQGGAGTSLNMNVNEVLANRALQLLGRPLGEYQTISPLDDINRHQSTNDTFPTALRIAAITLLRTLEREVVALQEAFQAKEKQFAHVVKVGRTQLQDAVLTTLGREMSAYAEALSRDRWRIYKCEERLRVVNLGGTAIGTGLGAPRDYIFRVVDELREITGLGLARAENLVDATQNADVFVEVSGILKACAANLLKICTDLRWLASGPDGGLGEIRLPPRQAGSSIMPGKVNPVIPEAASQAAMLVMAHDQAIAQACAAGNLELNAFLPLVADCLLGSLDLLTNACSILRRLCVEGLEADEARCRAYVETSTATVTALVPALGYHTAQEIGVAARATGRTIRQIVVERGLLSANEFDALIAPEAVTRLGHRGQRGEDLNV, encoded by the coding sequence TTCACGCGTATGGCGCGGTGAAGCTGGCGTGTGCGCGGACCAACCGAACGCTTGCGGACAGGGATCAAGGGAACGAGGGAGCGAGGGAGCGAGGGCCAGCGACCGCTGCCGCGCGCGCACCTGCGCGGCTCTCTGGCCAATCATGGGACGCGATGGAGCGCGCGGCCCGCGAGCTGGCCGACGGGCTGCTCGATGAGCACATCGTCGTCGATGCGCTGCAGGGTGGCGCCGGCACCTCGCTGAACATGAACGTCAACGAAGTGCTCGCCAATCGCGCGCTGCAGCTCCTCGGTCGCCCGCTCGGCGAGTATCAGACGATCAGCCCACTCGACGACATCAACCGTCACCAATCCACCAACGACACGTTTCCCACCGCGCTGCGCATCGCGGCGATTACGCTGCTCCGCACGCTGGAGCGCGAGGTGGTCGCGCTACAGGAGGCGTTTCAGGCGAAGGAAAAGCAGTTCGCCCACGTCGTGAAGGTCGGCCGCACGCAGTTGCAGGACGCCGTGCTCACCACGCTCGGCCGCGAGATGTCGGCGTACGCCGAGGCGCTCAGCCGCGACCGCTGGCGCATCTACAAGTGCGAAGAGCGGCTGCGCGTTGTGAACCTGGGCGGGACGGCGATCGGCACCGGCCTGGGTGCGCCGCGCGACTACATCTTCCGCGTCGTCGATGAGCTGCGCGAGATCACCGGCCTCGGCCTCGCGCGCGCTGAGAACCTCGTCGACGCCACGCAGAACGCCGACGTGTTCGTCGAGGTCAGCGGCATCCTGAAAGCCTGCGCCGCTAACCTGCTCAAAATCTGCACCGATCTGCGCTGGCTCGCGTCCGGCCCTGACGGCGGCCTCGGCGAAATCCGCCTGCCGCCGCGCCAAGCCGGCTCGTCGATCATGCCCGGCAAGGTGAACCCGGTGATTCCCGAAGCCGCGTCGCAGGCCGCCATGCTGGTCATGGCACACGATCAGGCGATCGCGCAGGCCTGTGCGGCGGGGAACCTGGAGCTGAATGCGTTTCTGCCGCTCGTGGCGGATTGCCTGCTCGGCAGCCTCGACCTGCTGACGAACGCATGCTCGATCCTGCGCCGGCTGTGCGTCGAGGGTCTCGAAGCGGACGAGGCCCGCTGCCGCGCCTATGTCGAGACCTCGACGGCGACGGTCACCGCGCTGGTGCCAGCCCTCGGTTACCACACCGCCCAAGAGATCGGCGTCGCCGCCCGCGCGACGGGACGGACGATTCGCCAGATCGTGGTCGAGCGCGGCCTGCTGAGCGCGAACGAATTCGATGCACTCATAGCCCCCGAGGCGGTCACGCGACTGGGCCATCGTGGACAACGCGGAGAGGATCTGAACGTATGA